From the genome of Neodiprion pinetum isolate iyNeoPine1 chromosome 3, iyNeoPine1.2, whole genome shotgun sequence, one region includes:
- the LOC124213908 gene encoding late histone H1-like translates to MGDKSASSPAVAANPAANSPAVQAVPAKRAAASPKSKKPRAKPAHPRTSEMVNAAIASLKERGGSSLQAIKKYVAVTYKIDAEKQAPFIKKYLKTAVTTGVLLQTKGKGASGSFKIANAKTDAPKAKPKVQRAAAKPAAPKKAAVAKSPKKLTAAKKLVAAKKPAAATEKRKVVKSPAAKPPKVKTPSKAKKAVKAPTRKPKAPKPKKAAPAPKAAKPAAKKAAAAPKKK, encoded by the coding sequence ATGGGAGACAAATCAGCATCGTCGCCGGCAGTCGCAGCTAACCCTGCAGCTAACAGCCCAGCCGTTCAAGCCGTTCCTGCCAAAAGAGCAGCGGCTTCACCCAAGTCAAAGAAGCCCCGTGCAAAACCGGCGCACCCACGTACTTCCGAGATGGTGAACGCGGCTATCGCTAGCTTGAAGGAGCGCGGCGGATCGTCTCTCCAGGCAATCAAGAAGTACGTTGCTGTCACGTACAAAATCGACGCGGAGAAACAGGCTCCTTTCATCAAGAAGTACTTGAAGACTGCTGTTACTACGGGAGTATTGTTGCAGACTAAGGGTAAGGGAGCCTCGGGCTCTTTCAAGATCGCGAACGCGAAGACCGACGCTCCGAAAGCAAAGCCGAAGGTACAGCGCGCCGCTGCAAAGCCAGCTGCACCAAAAAAGGCAGCTGTTGCCAAAAGCCCAAAGAAGTTGACCGCCGCCAAAAAATTGGTAGCCGCAAAGAAGCCTGCAGCCGCTACGGAGAAACGCAAGGTTGTCAAGAGCCCGGCCGCAAAACCACCGAAAGTAAAGACTCCGTCGAAAGCAAAGAAAGCAGTCAAGGCACCTACCCGCAAACCGAAGGCTCCGAAGCCGAAGAAGGCTGCTCCAGCTCCAAAGGCGGCCAAACCGGCAGCCAAGAAGGCGGCTGCAGCACCGAAGAAGAAGTGA